In Limisalsivibrio acetivorans, one genomic interval encodes:
- a CDS encoding phosphate/phosphite/phosphonate ABC transporter substrate-binding protein, producing the protein MKRMCFILITVMLIGFSCAWGENALSFGVVPQQSTYTILKKWTPLINELSTRSGVKLTLKTAPSIPEFEKRLAEGGYDIAYMNPYHYITYHEISGYRAFARERDKSIVGIVVVPSDSPYNSLHDLKEKNLAFPSTGAFAASMLVRSMLSEMGIPHSSDYVGSHDSVYLSVAGGIHDAGGGIRRTFNEVDASVSGELRILAETKSFTPHAFAARGDTKEELLDSLKGAMLSFHMDIKGRKLLDNAGLAGFISASDEDWNDIRSLGKNNLKSLLEK; encoded by the coding sequence ATGAAACGTATGTGCTTTATTTTGATAACCGTAATGCTTATCGGCTTCTCCTGCGCATGGGGTGAAAACGCTTTGAGCTTCGGTGTTGTGCCCCAGCAGAGCACATACACAATCCTGAAGAAATGGACACCCCTCATCAACGAACTCAGTACCCGCTCAGGGGTTAAGCTGACACTGAAAACCGCCCCGAGCATACCGGAATTCGAAAAGCGGCTCGCCGAAGGCGGATACGATATTGCGTACATGAACCCCTACCATTACATCACCTACCACGAGATATCAGGCTATAGAGCCTTCGCCAGGGAAAGGGACAAGAGTATCGTTGGTATTGTGGTTGTCCCCAGTGATTCGCCCTACAACAGCCTGCATGATCTCAAAGAAAAAAACTTGGCATTCCCTTCCACAGGAGCATTTGCCGCCAGCATGCTCGTACGCTCCATGCTAAGTGAAATGGGAATCCCGCACAGTTCAGACTACGTCGGCTCCCACGACTCCGTGTATTTGTCGGTGGCAGGGGGTATCCATGACGCAGGAGGGGGGATTCGAAGAACCTTCAATGAGGTCGATGCATCTGTTTCCGGCGAACTCAGGATACTTGCAGAGACTAAAAGCTTCACCCCCCACGCCTTCGCAGCCAGGGGTGATACCAAAGAGGAATTGCTTGATAGTTTGAAGGGTGCGATGCTAAGTTTCCACATGGATATAAAGGGGCGTAAACTTCTGGATAATGCAGGACTAGCAGGGTTCATATCCGCCTCCGATGAGGACTGGAACGATATACGCAGTCTTGGTAAGAATAATCTCAAATCTTTGCTGGAGAAGTAG
- a CDS encoding hybrid sensor histidine kinase/response regulator → MSFRLKTAAGILIVQALLLLSMNAFILNLISNTQNSSFENRAEFTLKLYAQSALDDIVAGDLANLRSLTRLIAEDNEIAYARIFNNRGLILSEEGLITTPAESLIRMERKIELFGTEYGTAEIGFSKEELNASLNKVKEEAYALIAAELLVTALLSFFLGHILTRQVLHLGTGAERIASGEYGYQIPVKGNDELGRTADAFNRMSSTVKESHEELSRTLEEVQHTKEKLEKSEMRFKNILEKAEDGIITINGKGEIVTFNPAAEKLFGYKAGTVKRRNISILMPPSVAKNHQYFIDRSTQAGQSKTTGLLRDIMGKRSDGSEFPIEISLSRARYGDEWLFTGIIRDITERKIQDELTKKAREEAEDANKAKSNFLAMMSHEIRTPLNIITGMVEVLKEDEKNPEKLERLRTISGAGDSLLALIGDILDLSKIESGRYEVENRNYSPTKVVKEVCSLLSHKSAQKGIKLSWKVSADFPEVISGDENALRQVLVNLVGNAVKFTERGRIDVEGVLIEEDEEYILRFDVFDTGIGIDNSKLKKIFETFTQSDASINRKYGGTGLGLSISRNLVELMGGELNAASTPGKGSVFTFTLRGGRPSEEEVQESAEKTIDEIMNETPEILLAEDDPDNRNIFMHYLKDTPVKLTTVENGLQAFRRYKDKSFDLIFMDIRMPVMDGMQALEAIRRYEEEKGLEKVPIIGFSADALRQDLENAEKMGFNGYLAKPLKKKDLKEFMIQWFASAHTWFPDEEPVNRLEVKVDAEIADMIPGYLERRKEDCSKIHTLASEGEFEELKRLGHTLKGTGASYGFLEISRIGKELETAADNRDNSGASALAEELQNYLDNVVYSV, encoded by the coding sequence ATGTCCTTCCGCCTAAAAACCGCTGCTGGCATACTTATTGTTCAGGCTCTGTTGCTCTTGAGCATGAACGCCTTTATCTTAAACCTTATTTCAAATACGCAGAACTCTTCATTTGAAAACAGGGCGGAGTTTACCTTAAAGCTCTACGCCCAGAGCGCTCTGGATGATATTGTCGCTGGTGATCTCGCAAACCTGCGTTCGCTTACAAGGCTTATAGCAGAGGATAACGAGATAGCCTACGCCAGGATATTCAACAACCGTGGACTTATCCTCTCCGAGGAAGGGCTTATCACAACGCCGGCAGAAAGCCTTATAAGAATGGAAAGAAAAATAGAGCTTTTCGGTACAGAGTACGGAACAGCAGAGATAGGCTTCTCTAAAGAGGAACTTAACGCATCCCTCAACAAAGTTAAAGAGGAAGCATATGCTCTCATAGCAGCTGAACTCCTCGTTACAGCCCTGCTCTCCTTTTTCCTCGGGCATATTCTGACACGTCAGGTTCTCCACCTGGGAACGGGTGCGGAGAGGATAGCCTCCGGTGAATACGGATACCAAATCCCCGTTAAAGGGAATGATGAGCTGGGCAGAACCGCTGACGCTTTCAACAGAATGTCCTCAACGGTAAAAGAGAGCCACGAAGAGCTCAGCAGAACACTGGAAGAGGTTCAACACACAAAAGAGAAGCTCGAAAAAAGCGAAATGCGGTTCAAAAATATCCTCGAAAAAGCAGAGGACGGGATCATCACTATTAATGGAAAGGGTGAGATTGTTACCTTCAACCCCGCTGCAGAGAAACTTTTCGGATACAAAGCGGGCACTGTTAAAAGAAGAAACATCTCCATACTGATGCCCCCTTCGGTGGCAAAGAATCATCAGTATTTTATCGACAGAAGTACCCAGGCCGGGCAATCTAAAACAACCGGACTGCTGAGGGATATCATGGGAAAAAGGAGCGACGGTTCGGAGTTCCCTATAGAGATCTCTCTTAGCAGAGCAAGATACGGTGATGAATGGCTTTTCACAGGGATAATCAGAGATATAACCGAGAGGAAGATACAGGATGAGCTTACCAAAAAAGCCAGAGAAGAAGCGGAGGATGCCAACAAGGCAAAATCAAACTTCCTCGCCATGATGAGCCATGAGATACGAACACCCCTGAACATCATCACCGGTATGGTGGAAGTCCTAAAGGAGGATGAAAAGAATCCTGAAAAGCTTGAGCGGCTCAGAACCATAAGCGGTGCCGGCGACAGTCTCCTGGCTCTCATAGGGGACATCCTCGACCTGTCAAAGATAGAATCCGGCAGATACGAGGTAGAAAACAGAAACTACTCACCCACCAAGGTTGTTAAGGAGGTCTGCTCCCTTCTCAGCCATAAATCAGCCCAAAAGGGGATTAAGCTTTCGTGGAAGGTGTCAGCCGATTTCCCCGAGGTTATATCAGGTGATGAAAACGCCCTTCGGCAGGTACTTGTGAACCTCGTAGGGAATGCGGTCAAGTTCACCGAGAGAGGCAGGATCGACGTCGAAGGTGTTCTCATTGAAGAGGACGAGGAATATATCCTTCGCTTCGATGTTTTCGACACAGGTATTGGCATAGATAACAGCAAGCTCAAAAAGATTTTCGAAACATTCACCCAGTCCGATGCGAGTATAAACAGGAAATACGGCGGGACAGGACTCGGGCTCTCCATATCGCGAAACCTAGTAGAGCTTATGGGTGGAGAGCTTAATGCGGCAAGCACACCCGGCAAAGGGAGCGTTTTTACCTTCACCCTCAGAGGCGGAAGACCTTCCGAGGAGGAGGTCCAGGAATCCGCAGAGAAAACCATTGATGAGATAATGAACGAAACACCCGAGATCCTTCTGGCCGAGGATGATCCTGACAACAGAAATATCTTCATGCATTACCTCAAAGACACCCCTGTCAAACTCACAACCGTTGAGAACGGCCTGCAGGCCTTCAGACGATACAAGGACAAAAGTTTCGACCTCATCTTCATGGATATAAGAATGCCCGTTATGGATGGGATGCAGGCACTTGAGGCTATAAGGAGATACGAAGAGGAGAAAGGTCTGGAGAAGGTGCCGATAATCGGCTTTTCCGCTGATGCACTCAGGCAGGATTTGGAAAACGCCGAGAAGATGGGCTTCAATGGATATCTCGCCAAGCCGCTAAAGAAAAAGGACTTAAAGGAGTTCATGATACAGTGGTTCGCATCCGCCCACACATGGTTTCCCGATGAAGAGCCTGTGAACAGGCTTGAGGTTAAGGTAGATGCAGAGATTGCAGATATGATCCCGGGATACCTAGAGCGCAGGAAGGAGGACTGCTCAAAGATTCATACCCTTGCCTCCGAGGGTGAGTTTGAGGAACTGAAAAGGCTTGGGCACACCTTGAAGGGGACCGGAGCAAGCTACGGGTTCCTCGAAATCAGCAGGATAGGCAAAGAATTGGAAACAGCCGCAGACAACAGGGATAACTCAGGTGCTTCCGCTTTGGCAGAGGAGCTTCAAAACTATCTTGACAACGTCGTTTATTCCGTTTAG
- a CDS encoding calcium/sodium antiporter: MEIAFAAVIFGLLLLVWSADRFVEGAASTARHYGMPPLLIGMVIVGFGTSSPEMVVSALASLQGNPGIALGNAYGSNISNIALILGVTALISPIAVHSQVLRKELPILAAVTALAGFQLWDGEITRFDALVLLAVLCGLMAWTVWQGLKKNEDSLGIEVAQELTERAMPLRRALFWLVAGLVLLVVSSRILVWGAVEIANAFGVSDLIIGLTIIAVGTSLPELASSIIAARKGEHDIALGNVIGSNLFNTLAVVGIAGVIHPMTVAPEVFKRDMMAMGVLTLSLFIIGYGIKGQGRINRIEGGLLVAFYAGYTVYLVSTVFA; this comes from the coding sequence ATGGAAATTGCTTTTGCTGCTGTTATTTTTGGTCTTTTACTGCTTGTTTGGAGTGCCGACCGTTTTGTTGAGGGAGCAGCCTCCACCGCCCGTCATTATGGTATGCCGCCTTTGTTGATCGGCATGGTTATTGTGGGTTTCGGTACATCCTCGCCGGAGATGGTTGTTTCAGCCCTTGCCTCTCTGCAGGGTAACCCGGGTATCGCACTGGGTAACGCTTACGGCTCGAACATCTCAAATATCGCCCTGATTCTTGGTGTGACAGCATTAATAAGTCCTATCGCCGTTCATTCACAGGTATTGCGCAAGGAGCTCCCTATATTGGCGGCTGTTACAGCACTTGCCGGATTTCAGCTGTGGGATGGTGAGATCACACGCTTTGATGCTTTGGTTCTTCTGGCTGTACTCTGCGGACTGATGGCTTGGACTGTATGGCAGGGGCTCAAGAAGAATGAAGATTCGTTAGGTATAGAGGTTGCTCAGGAGCTTACTGAACGTGCAATGCCTCTTCGCAGGGCTTTATTCTGGCTGGTGGCCGGCTTGGTACTGCTTGTCGTCAGTTCACGCATTCTCGTTTGGGGAGCGGTTGAGATCGCAAACGCTTTTGGAGTAAGTGATTTGATAATTGGCCTCACCATCATAGCAGTGGGAACATCTCTTCCGGAGCTCGCCTCGTCCATAATAGCCGCCCGCAAGGGTGAGCACGACATCGCCCTTGGGAATGTGATCGGGTCCAACCTTTTCAATACGCTGGCTGTTGTTGGCATCGCAGGAGTTATCCACCCCATGACGGTTGCGCCGGAGGTTTTTAAGCGTGACATGATGGCGATGGGTGTGCTTACGCTGTCTCTGTTTATCATCGGTTACGGGATAAAGGGGCAGGGGCGCATAAACCGCATAGAGGGGGGATTACTCGTTGCTTTCTACGCCGGCTATACGGTCTACCTTGTGAGTACGGTATTTGCCTAG
- a CDS encoding aldo/keto reductase, with amino-acid sequence MSNVEMTILGKSGIEVSKVCLGTWAIGGWMWGGSDEKESVESIRKAINNGINFIDTAPVYGFGESERVVGIAVKDHVDRSKVVLATKTALEWTDDGVFRNSTPERIRKEVEDSLRRLQTDYIDLYQIHWPDPLVPFEETAETLDKLMQEGKIRAAGVSNYSPEQMEAFTKGVPITSVQPPYNLFERGIEDDVLPYAKNHGITVLAYSSICRGMLSGKMSEGRNFEGDDLRKVDPKFQMPRFRQYLDAVDELDKLAREHYDKTVLELAVRWVIEQGAIPLWGARKPHQLDNIQEVFGWSISPQDMKEIDNIIERNVKDPVGPEFMAPPSRK; translated from the coding sequence ATGAGTAACGTTGAAATGACAATTCTAGGCAAGAGCGGAATCGAAGTGAGTAAGGTATGCCTCGGAACATGGGCCATAGGCGGCTGGATGTGGGGCGGATCCGATGAGAAGGAATCCGTTGAATCTATCCGCAAGGCCATCAACAACGGCATAAACTTTATCGATACTGCGCCTGTATACGGTTTTGGCGAGTCCGAGCGGGTTGTGGGCATAGCCGTCAAGGACCATGTGGACAGGTCGAAGGTGGTTCTTGCCACGAAAACAGCCCTTGAATGGACCGATGACGGTGTATTCAGAAACTCCACGCCCGAAAGGATACGCAAAGAGGTTGAGGATTCCCTCAGAAGACTCCAGACAGACTACATAGACCTTTACCAGATTCACTGGCCCGATCCCCTAGTACCCTTTGAGGAGACGGCAGAGACTCTGGATAAGCTCATGCAGGAGGGGAAGATCAGAGCTGCCGGCGTAAGCAACTACTCACCCGAACAGATGGAGGCCTTCACTAAAGGTGTTCCGATAACAAGTGTCCAGCCACCTTATAACCTCTTCGAAAGGGGTATTGAGGATGATGTTCTCCCCTATGCGAAGAATCACGGCATAACTGTTCTGGCTTACAGCTCCATATGCAGGGGAATGCTTTCCGGAAAGATGAGCGAAGGCAGGAACTTCGAAGGTGATGACCTCAGAAAGGTGGACCCCAAGTTCCAGATGCCCCGTTTCCGTCAGTATCTTGATGCGGTGGACGAGCTGGATAAGCTGGCCAGAGAGCACTACGACAAGACCGTACTCGAACTGGCTGTCCGCTGGGTGATTGAGCAGGGTGCAATACCCCTTTGGGGTGCGAGAAAGCCCCATCAGCTCGATAATATCCAGGAAGTCTTCGGATGGTCCATCTCGCCACAGGATATGAAGGAGATCGACAATATCATCGAAAGAAATGTGAAAGACCCTGTAGGGCCGGAATTTATGGCTCCACCCTCAAGGAAATAG
- a CDS encoding PAS domain-containing sensor histidine kinase, with the protein MSEKLKQLRERAHELLKSRDKDPEGFVKPEDVQRLSDELLTYQTELELQYEELLNTQDKLQSEKDKYEVLFEETPAGYVILDSKAILRSINNSFCEIVGVKKNIALGKPFIVYVMPAFHAIFFEKLSMTTYYNQEDFELKVKLKNSDFRWVKCSIKYHFSQDGEKFYLMSLADIDEIKSLHTELEHKNEKLETLNTYLEKRVQEETEKRLQNEQVLFEQKKFADMGRMVNAIAHQWRQPLNSLGMLVQGFFSGDLDLDEQKDYERIAMELIMHMSSTIDDFRNFFKSSPDDLCFDAASSLVQSFTLIQPQMTKDGIDFRLMFKKDGGSILHTDPDFDTGHFSQHKIYGSSSEFKQVVLNLVQNAADAIRDQKQSGRIDVTASYDDGYLNVSFEDNGGGIPVKPVNRVFQPYFTTKEEGKGTGIGLYMSKIIIENHMKGRISVMNTAVGAKFVITLRIVDDAEDVCSKS; encoded by the coding sequence ATGTCTGAAAAGCTTAAGCAGCTGAGAGAGAGGGCTCACGAACTTCTCAAGTCTAGGGATAAGGATCCTGAGGGTTTTGTTAAGCCTGAAGATGTGCAGAGGCTCTCAGATGAGTTGCTTACATACCAGACCGAACTGGAGCTTCAGTATGAAGAGCTTCTTAACACTCAGGATAAGCTCCAGAGTGAGAAGGATAAATACGAGGTTCTTTTCGAGGAAACACCGGCAGGTTATGTGATTCTGGATTCTAAGGCAATTCTTCGAAGTATTAACAATTCCTTCTGCGAAATTGTTGGTGTTAAAAAAAATATTGCACTCGGTAAACCTTTTATCGTTTATGTTATGCCTGCGTTTCATGCCATTTTCTTTGAGAAGCTGAGCATGACAACATACTATAACCAAGAGGATTTCGAGCTCAAAGTTAAGCTGAAGAACAGCGATTTCCGCTGGGTTAAATGTTCAATTAAATATCATTTCTCTCAGGATGGTGAAAAGTTTTATCTTATGTCCCTTGCGGATATAGATGAGATAAAGTCTCTCCATACAGAGCTTGAACATAAGAACGAGAAGCTTGAGACCCTTAATACATACCTTGAAAAAAGGGTTCAGGAAGAGACAGAGAAGCGTCTGCAAAATGAGCAGGTTCTGTTTGAGCAGAAGAAATTTGCCGATATGGGGCGTATGGTGAATGCCATTGCCCACCAGTGGCGTCAGCCCTTGAACAGCCTTGGTATGCTTGTTCAGGGTTTTTTCTCCGGAGATCTTGACCTTGATGAGCAAAAGGACTACGAAAGGATCGCCATGGAGCTTATCATGCATATGTCCAGCACCATTGATGATTTCCGCAACTTCTTCAAGTCCTCACCCGATGACCTCTGCTTCGATGCCGCTTCCTCCCTGGTTCAGTCCTTCACCCTAATCCAGCCCCAAATGACCAAGGACGGCATAGACTTCAGGCTTATGTTCAAGAAGGATGGGGGCTCCATACTGCACACCGATCCGGACTTTGATACCGGTCATTTCAGCCAGCATAAGATATACGGGAGCTCATCGGAGTTTAAGCAGGTAGTGCTCAACCTTGTGCAGAACGCCGCAGATGCCATAAGGGACCAGAAGCAGTCGGGGCGTATAGATGTAACCGCCTCCTATGATGATGGCTACCTGAACGTATCCTTTGAGGACAACGGGGGCGGAATACCAGTTAAGCCTGTTAACCGTGTCTTTCAGCCTTATTTCACCACAAAGGAGGAGGGCAAGGGTACGGGGATCGGTCTGTATATGTCGAAGATTATTATTGAAAACCATATGAAAGGGCGCATTAGTGTTATGAACACCGCTGTGGGCGCTAAATTTGTTATCACACTCCGCATAGTTGATGATGCTGAGGATGTTTGCTCCAAATCCTGA
- a CDS encoding chemotaxis protein CheB, with translation MKDTENAQMPDYYVAIGASAGGLEAIENFFKHMPHETNISFIVIQHLSPDHKSLMVELLSKHTKMDVHRAEDGLPAEAGKVYLIPPKKNLTIFHGKLILKDHEPNRAGINLPIDIFMNSLAEDQGDKAVGIILSGTGSDGMRGIRSIKEAGGMVMVQTEDSAKFDGMPKSAISTGLSDFILPPEDMPETLLSFIKHPNITKQEVTSSNEEDMTRIFALLRERTKVDFTYYKPSTVVRRIDRRIAVNQLMNTHDYVRYMERSPAEVNALYRELLIGVTNFFRDKEAFDTLKTYVEKIIHEKDENEEIRVWVAGCSTGEEAYSIAILFLESLEQMGIKRKLKIFATDVDNNAVTYAGNGVYSESIAADLSPHTLAKYFSRKDDTFVINRNVRELVVFAQHNLIKDPPFTKMDLISCRNLLIYLQPLLQNKVLEMFSFALNTGSYLFLGTSETTGDLSDCFETVHPKWKIYLAKYRRKATLEERNESAYKNGSSYSLRMSSPRLDIGSQALKYYESEKLYERLLETIAGDYMSLVLVTNEQNEIMHTIGETARFLHFPPGRMTNDITKIIRKELAIPLATGLQKAIKSRDEVRYSNLQLQDGGTVAEYRMRIKFLPLKKGREPLLAIFIDEISKQERGESSQKIMDFDVGAEAEQRINDLEQELQLTKENLQATIEELETSNEELQATNEELLASNEELQSTNEELQSVNEELYTVNSEYQNKITELTELNNDMDNLLSSTEIGTLFLDEDMNIRKFTPLLTNIFRIIDNDIGRSLEDITHNIKNCDIYALVKQCCSVGDVVEQEVNTTDGKWYLMRIIPYNVAPNTYAGLTLTFIGIDKLKIFQKQLEENQQRFLETEKAAGVGTWELMLNGGELRWSNVEPIFSMEPGSFNNTYEGFIELVHPDDRDSLEASVDKCLKDRGKYDMEHRIITPDGEIRWMHETGSVITDEQGEPVKMLGVVRDITEQVETHTELANSIATTKSILEAATIGVGMVRNREFIFINKKLREFTGYEDEELVGHSAEMLYPDHEEFERVGEEKYGEIEQKGIGRVFTKWKNKSGKLINILLTSVPLNPDNLEEGVVFTAMDLSGISEICSSMNPGNECMMKKKNKKSKDTP, from the coding sequence ATGAAGGATACTGAAAATGCTCAAATGCCCGATTACTATGTTGCCATAGGAGCTTCTGCCGGCGGGTTGGAAGCAATTGAAAATTTCTTCAAGCATATGCCCCATGAAACAAACATCTCCTTCATTGTAATCCAGCATCTCTCGCCGGACCACAAAAGCCTGATGGTCGAGCTTCTATCAAAGCATACTAAAATGGATGTACACCGTGCGGAGGACGGGCTCCCCGCTGAAGCCGGCAAGGTGTACCTCATCCCTCCCAAGAAAAACCTTACAATATTCCACGGTAAGCTCATTCTCAAGGATCATGAACCAAACCGTGCCGGGATAAACCTCCCAATAGATATCTTCATGAATTCCCTCGCAGAGGATCAGGGGGACAAGGCAGTGGGCATTATCCTTTCTGGAACAGGGAGTGACGGCATGCGGGGAATCCGCTCCATAAAGGAGGCCGGAGGAATGGTAATGGTGCAGACCGAGGACAGCGCAAAGTTTGACGGTATGCCCAAAAGCGCCATATCCACAGGGCTCTCAGACTTTATTCTCCCCCCCGAGGATATGCCCGAAACACTCCTGAGCTTTATCAAACATCCGAACATTACCAAACAGGAGGTTACCAGCAGCAACGAAGAGGATATGACAAGGATCTTCGCCCTCCTTAGGGAGCGAACTAAGGTTGACTTCACATACTATAAACCGAGCACCGTTGTCAGAAGAATAGATCGCCGGATAGCCGTTAACCAGCTGATGAACACCCACGATTACGTGAGATACATGGAAAGAAGCCCGGCCGAGGTGAACGCCCTTTACAGAGAGCTTCTCATTGGCGTCACTAATTTCTTCAGGGATAAGGAAGCCTTCGATACCCTTAAAACATACGTTGAAAAGATCATCCATGAAAAGGATGAAAACGAGGAGATACGTGTCTGGGTCGCCGGATGCTCCACGGGTGAAGAGGCCTATTCCATAGCGATACTCTTCCTTGAGTCCCTTGAGCAGATGGGGATTAAGCGCAAGCTTAAGATATTTGCCACCGATGTGGACAATAACGCCGTGACCTATGCAGGAAACGGTGTATACTCCGAAAGCATAGCCGCTGATCTTTCCCCCCACACCCTGGCGAAATATTTCTCAAGAAAGGACGATACCTTTGTAATAAACAGAAACGTGCGTGAGCTTGTGGTCTTCGCACAGCATAACCTCATAAAAGATCCCCCTTTCACAAAGATGGATCTCATATCCTGCCGGAACCTTCTCATATATCTACAGCCTTTGCTCCAGAACAAGGTACTTGAGATGTTCAGCTTCGCCCTCAACACAGGGAGCTATCTTTTTCTGGGAACTAGTGAGACCACAGGGGATCTTTCGGACTGCTTTGAAACCGTCCACCCGAAATGGAAGATATACCTCGCAAAATACAGACGGAAAGCAACCCTTGAGGAGAGGAATGAAAGTGCTTATAAGAACGGATCATCTTATAGCCTGCGAATGTCTTCCCCAAGGCTCGATATAGGGTCACAGGCCTTAAAATACTACGAATCCGAAAAGCTTTATGAAAGGTTGCTTGAGACCATTGCCGGCGATTACATGTCCCTTGTTCTGGTAACAAACGAGCAGAATGAGATAATGCACACCATAGGCGAAACTGCCCGCTTTCTGCACTTCCCGCCGGGGCGGATGACGAACGATATCACAAAGATAATCCGCAAGGAACTGGCAATCCCCCTCGCCACAGGATTGCAGAAAGCTATAAAATCAAGGGACGAGGTGAGATACTCCAACCTCCAGCTGCAGGACGGAGGCACCGTAGCCGAATATCGTATGCGCATCAAATTCCTCCCCCTCAAGAAAGGGAGAGAGCCCCTTCTTGCTATATTTATTGACGAGATCTCAAAGCAGGAAAGGGGTGAATCCTCACAGAAGATTATGGATTTCGATGTGGGGGCCGAAGCGGAGCAGAGGATAAACGATCTAGAACAGGAGCTCCAGCTTACTAAAGAGAATCTGCAGGCCACCATAGAAGAGCTCGAAACCTCCAATGAGGAGCTGCAGGCAACAAACGAAGAGCTTCTGGCCAGCAACGAGGAACTGCAGAGCACAAACGAGGAGCTACAGTCTGTAAACGAGGAGTTGTATACCGTAAACTCTGAATACCAGAATAAGATAACAGAGCTTACCGAGCTCAATAACGATATGGACAACCTCCTCAGCTCCACAGAGATAGGCACGCTCTTCCTTGATGAAGATATGAACATCAGAAAATTCACTCCCCTGCTTACTAATATATTCCGCATTATAGACAATGACATAGGCCGTTCACTCGAAGATATAACCCACAATATCAAAAACTGCGACATATACGCCCTTGTTAAGCAGTGCTGCAGTGTGGGGGACGTTGTGGAGCAGGAAGTAAACACAACGGACGGAAAATGGTACCTCATGCGTATCATCCCGTATAACGTAGCACCAAACACCTATGCAGGACTGACACTCACCTTCATAGGTATCGACAAGCTTAAGATCTTCCAGAAACAGCTGGAGGAAAACCAGCAGAGATTCCTAGAAACTGAGAAAGCCGCAGGCGTAGGAACATGGGAGCTTATGCTTAATGGCGGCGAACTTCGCTGGAGCAACGTTGAGCCTATCTTCTCCATGGAGCCGGGCTCCTTCAACAATACATACGAGGGCTTCATTGAACTTGTTCATCCTGATGACAGGGATTCGCTGGAAGCATCTGTTGATAAATGCCTGAAAGATAGAGGCAAGTATGACATGGAGCACCGCATTATTACCCCTGATGGCGAGATAAGATGGATGCATGAAACGGGAAGTGTTATAACAGATGAACAGGGGGAACCCGTTAAGATGCTCGGTGTTGTAAGGGATATTACAGAACAGGTTGAGACACATACTGAGCTTGCAAATTCCATAGCCACAACAAAATCTATCCTCGAAGCCGCAACCATTGGTGTTGGTATGGTTAGAAACCGTGAATTCATATTCATCAACAAGAAGCTAAGGGAGTTCACCGGTTACGAGGACGAAGAGCTTGTAGGACATAGTGCGGAGATGCTTTACCCCGATCACGAAGAGTTCGAACGTGTGGGTGAAGAGAAATACGGAGAGATTGAGCAGAAGGGGATAGGACGAGTATTCACTAAATGGAAAAATAAGAGCGGCAAGCTTATAAATATCCTTCTTACCTCCGTTCCGCTAAACCCGGATAACCTCGAAGAAGGTGTTGTTTTCACAGCCATGGATCTCAGCGGTATCAGCGAGATATGCAGCTCCATGAACCCGGGGAATGAGTGCATGATGAAAAAGAAGAATAAAAAGAGTAAAGATACGCCGTAA